The Macadamia integrifolia cultivar HAES 741 unplaced genomic scaffold, SCU_Mint_v3 scaffold3678, whole genome shotgun sequence nucleotide sequence ATTTTGTGGTTCCTAGATTGCCTCTCATTACTAGGGAAGTACAATGGAACTTTATAACATTCGCTTACTGATCTTGCTGGTCCCAATATTAGTTTGTCCATGTAGATTCTTACTGAGTCTGTATTTCTGCAAGCCAAAAGAAGGATTAGCTTTTGTAGAATCTTAGAGAACTTTGAAATGACATTTGGGCAGGCTTTGGCAATGCACCTGAAGATGGCTTTTGAGGTGGTACAAGGTAAGGCCTGGAATTCCCATTAGCTTCATTACTGTTTTTGGTGTAGCCTCTGCAAGATAGAAAGTCAGGAGTTAGCAAAATCTTTTGTGTGAGATAGTTTATGTGATATTCCTTGAATCTGATCGAGCTTTGTGTATACTCACTGTCTGCTCCACCAAGCTGGTTGACTGCTTCTATGAAGCGTTCATGCAGTTCTGGTGTCCATTTCAATCTAGGCTTAGCGTCAGTTGAAAGAACTAGTCCTGTATCTCCATGCCCATTCCCACCTTGCAAGAACAAATGCCTTTCCAAAGGACTGGGCATCCATGAAGAAGGGAAACTGCTGTTTCCTTGGTGTTGGTGGTTGTGGTAATACATTTCCTGTTA carries:
- the LOC122068288 gene encoding myb-related protein 1-like isoform X2, with the protein product MYYHNHQHQGNSSFPSSWMPSPLERHLFLQGGNGHGDTGLVLSTDAKPRLKWTPELHERFIEAVNQLGGADKATPKTVMKLMGIPGLTLYHLKSHLQKYRLSKNLHGQTNIGTSKIMAGERTSEANGALMSNTNLSSQTSKSLQISEAIQMQIEVQRRLHEQLEVHDLKILGPYELLKILHFARLFPTQMKNTYIRKS
- the LOC122068288 gene encoding myb-related protein 1-like isoform X1 translates to MYYHNHQHQGNSSFPSSWMPSPLERHLFLQGGNGHGDTGLVLSTDAKPRLKWTPELHERFIEAVNQLGGADKATPKTVMKLMGIPGLTLYHLKSHLQKYRLSKNLHGQTNIGTSKITVAGERTSEANGALMSNTNLSSQTSKSLQISEAIQMQIEVQRRLHEQLEVHDLKILGPYELLKILHFARLFPTQMKNTYIRKS